Proteins encoded in a region of the Trichosurus vulpecula isolate mTriVul1 chromosome 9, mTriVul1.pri, whole genome shotgun sequence genome:
- the AMIGO3 gene encoding amphoterin-induced protein 3: MASLILVCMLWLWLGKLPLLETSTHSAPENVSHVLHHCPKVCICASDLLSCSNRHLHVVPVPLPVMTTVLDLSYNVLPHLHPGWLAALPRLHILRLAHNQLRSLSRGTFHNASGLRRLDLSSNGLHVVGHHDFEGLTGLEELLLYNNHIGFVDHSAFRGLGRLSRLYLSCNRLTTFSFHDLHGLSPGQLRVLDLSTNRLASIPVNEVVTLPAFIKNGLYLHNNPIRCGCNLYHMLLRWRQRGFSSVCDYLEEHVCIAFDVPSSRVRFFTHSKVFENCSSPAPGLEQSDVHLEVQVGQPLLIHCDASAPAARYAWVSPSNELLVFPGNKDNTIRVMSNGSLSIKEAQPSHTGVFVCLAAGSRLHHNQTHEYNVTVRYPPHESEPFNTGLTTLLGCVVSLILVLLYLFLTPCSCCCRCCRPVPLVPPQECSAQSSILSSTPPAADGPGRKASTHKHVVFLEPVKEGQNGRVKLAVSEDFDLRNPKILQVKSDSESISSMFSDTPIMS, from the coding sequence atggCATCTCTGATATTGGTCTGTATGCTGTGGCTGTGGCTGGGGAAGCTGCCCCTGCTTGAGACGAGCACCCACAGTGCCCCAGAAAACGTGTCCCACGTCCTCCACCACTGCCCAAAAGTGTGCATCTGTGCATCAGATCTGCTGAGCTGTTCCAACCGACACCTCCATGTTGTGCCTGTACCTCTACCTGTCATGACCACAGTGCTGGACCTTAGCTATAAtgtcctcccccacctccaccctggTTGGCTGGCTGCCTTGCCCCGCCTGCACATCCTTCGCCTGGCCCACAACCAACTGAGGAGTCTGAGCCGGGGCACTTTCCACAACGCTAGTGGACTCCGCCGTCTTGACCTGTCCTCCAATGGCCTACATGTTGTGGGCCACCATGACTTTGAGGGGCTCACAGGGCTAGAGGAGCTGCTGCTCTACAACAACCACATTGGCTTTGTGGACCACAGCGCCTTCCGGGGGCTGGGGAGACTCAGCCGGCTCTACTTGAGCTGCAACCGCCTCACCACATTCTCCTTCCACGACCTGCATGGACTGAGCCCTGGGCAGCTGCGGGTCTTGGACCTCTCCACCAACCGGCTGGCCAGCATCCCCGTGAATGAGGTGGTCACCCTTCCTGCCTTCATCAAGAATGGTCTTTACCTGCACAACAATCCTATCCGCTGCGGCTGTAACCTCTATCATATGCTGCTCCGTTGGAGACAGCGGGGCTTCAGCTCTGTTTGTGACTATCTTGAGGAACATGTCTGCATCGCTTTTGACGTGCCCTCCTCTCGAGTGCGATTTTTCACTCACAGCAAGGTCTTTGAGAACTGTTCCTCACCAGCCCCTGGCCTAGAGCAGTCAGACGTCCACCTGGAGGTGCAAGTGGGCCAGCCCCTGCTCATCCACTGCGATGCAAGTGCTCCGGCTGCCCGATACGCATGGGTCTCCCCAAGCAATGAGCTCCTTGTGTTCCCAGGCAACAAAGACAATACCATCCGGGTGATGAGTAATGGCAGCCTGTCCATCAAAGAGGCCCAGCCCAGCCATACTGGTGTCTTCGTGTGCCTGGCAGCCGGGAGTCGTCTTCACCATAACCAAACACATGAATACAACGTAACTGTCCGCTATCCGCCGCATGAGTCTGAACCCTTCAACACGGGCCTCACCACACTGTTGGGCTGTGTGGTCAGCCTGATCCTGGTCTTGCTCTATCTTTTCCTCACACCCTGCTCCTGCTGTTGCCGCTGCTGCCGTCCTGTGCCCCTTGTTCCACCCCAGGAGTGCAGCGCCCAGTCCTCCATCCTCAGCTCCACCCCACCTGCCGCTGACGGACCTGGTCGCAAAGCCAGCACCCACAAACATGTCGTCTTCCTGGAGCCAGTCAAAGAAGGCCAGAATGGCAGGGTTAAACTGGCCGTCAGTGAGGACTTTGA
- the GMPPB gene encoding mannose-1-phosphate guanyltransferase beta isoform X1: MKALILVGGYGTRLRPLTLSTPKPLVDFCNKPILLHQVEALVKKAGVNHVILAVSYMSEMLEKEMKEQELRLGIRISLSHEQEPLGTAGPLALARELLTENSDPFFVLNSDIICDFPFAAMVQFHQHHGQEGTIVVTKVEEPSKYGVVVSEADTGRIHRFVEKPQVFVSNKINAGMYIFSPSVLQRIQLQPTSIEKEIFPVMAKEGQLYAMELPGFWMDIGQPKDFLTGMCLFLQSLRQTQPERLCSGPGIVGNVLVVSDPSARIGQNCIIGPNVSLGPGVVVEDGVCIKRCTVLRGAHIRSHSWLDSCIVGWSSRVGQWVRMENVTVLGEDVIVGDELYLNGASVLPHKSIGESVPEPRIIM, translated from the exons ATGAAGGCGCTGATCCTGGTGGGCGGCTACGGCACGAGGCTGCGGCCCCTGACCCTGAGCACGCCCAAGCCGCTGGTGGACTTCTGCAACAAGCCCATCCTGCTGCACCAGGTGGAGGCGCTGGTGAAGAAG GCAGGAGTGAATCATGTGATCTTGGCTGTGAGCTACATGTCTGAgatgttggagaaggaaatgaaggaacagGAGCTGAGG CTCGGGATTCGAATCTCCTTGTCCCATGAACAGGAGCCTCTGGGAACAG CGGGGCCTCTGGCACTGGCCAGGGAGCTGCTCACAGAGAATTCGGATCCCTTCTTCGTTCTCAACAGTGACATCATCTGTGACTTCCCCTTTGCCGCGATGGTGCAATTCCATCAGCATCATGGGCAGGAGGGGACCATCGTG GTGACCAAAGTGGAGGAGCCCTCCAAGTACGGGGTGGTGGTGAGCGAGGCGGACACAGGCCGCATCCACCGATTTGTGGAGAAGCCCCAGGTCTTTGTATCCAATAAGATCAATGCCGGCATGTACATCTTTAGTCCCAGTGTGTTACAGCGTATCCag TTACAGCCCACGTCTATCGAGAAGGAAATCTTCCCGGTGATGGCCAAGGAAGGGCAGCTATATGCCATGGAGCTCCCAG GCTTCTGGATGGACATCGGGCAGCCCAAGGACTTCCTGACAGGGATGTGCCTCTTCCTGCAGTCACTGAGGCAAACGCAGCCTGAGCGGCTCTGCTCTGGCCCAGGCATTGTGGGCAACGTGCTGGTGGTGAGT gaTCCGAGCGCCAGGATTGGGCAGAACTGTATCATCGGGCCCAACGTCAGCCTGGGCCCTGGCGTGGTGGTGGAGGATGGTGTGTGTATCAAGCGATGCACGGTGTTGCGAGGTGCCCATATCCGTTCTCACTCATGGCTTGATTCCTGCATCGTGGGCTGGAGCTCTCGTGTGGGCCAGTGG GTGCGCATGGAGAACGTGACTGTGCTGGGAGAGGATGTCATCGTAGGTGATGAGCTCTACCTCAATGGGGCCAGTGTGCTGCCCCACAAGTCCATTGGCGAATCGGTGCCCGAGCCTCGAATTATCATGTGA
- the GMPPB gene encoding mannose-1-phosphate guanyltransferase beta isoform X2, translating into MKALILVGGYGTRLRPLTLSTPKPLVDFCNKPILLHQVEALVKKAGVNHVILAVSYMSEMLEKEMKEQELRLGIRISLSHEQEPLGTAGPLALARELLTENSDPFFVLNSDIICDFPFAAMVQFHQHHGQEGTIVVTKVEEPSKYGVVVSEADTGRIHRFVEKPQVFVSNKINAGMYIFSPSVLQRIQLQPTSIEKEIFPVMAKEGQLYAMELPGFWMDIGQPKDFLTGMCLFLQSLRQTQPERLCSGPGIVGNVLVDPSARIGQNCIIGPNVSLGPGVVVEDGVCIKRCTVLRGAHIRSHSWLDSCIVGWSSRVGQWVRMENVTVLGEDVIVGDELYLNGASVLPHKSIGESVPEPRIIM; encoded by the exons ATGAAGGCGCTGATCCTGGTGGGCGGCTACGGCACGAGGCTGCGGCCCCTGACCCTGAGCACGCCCAAGCCGCTGGTGGACTTCTGCAACAAGCCCATCCTGCTGCACCAGGTGGAGGCGCTGGTGAAGAAG GCAGGAGTGAATCATGTGATCTTGGCTGTGAGCTACATGTCTGAgatgttggagaaggaaatgaaggaacagGAGCTGAGG CTCGGGATTCGAATCTCCTTGTCCCATGAACAGGAGCCTCTGGGAACAG CGGGGCCTCTGGCACTGGCCAGGGAGCTGCTCACAGAGAATTCGGATCCCTTCTTCGTTCTCAACAGTGACATCATCTGTGACTTCCCCTTTGCCGCGATGGTGCAATTCCATCAGCATCATGGGCAGGAGGGGACCATCGTG GTGACCAAAGTGGAGGAGCCCTCCAAGTACGGGGTGGTGGTGAGCGAGGCGGACACAGGCCGCATCCACCGATTTGTGGAGAAGCCCCAGGTCTTTGTATCCAATAAGATCAATGCCGGCATGTACATCTTTAGTCCCAGTGTGTTACAGCGTATCCag TTACAGCCCACGTCTATCGAGAAGGAAATCTTCCCGGTGATGGCCAAGGAAGGGCAGCTATATGCCATGGAGCTCCCAG GCTTCTGGATGGACATCGGGCAGCCCAAGGACTTCCTGACAGGGATGTGCCTCTTCCTGCAGTCACTGAGGCAAACGCAGCCTGAGCGGCTCTGCTCTGGCCCAGGCATTGTGGGCAACGTGCTGGTG gaTCCGAGCGCCAGGATTGGGCAGAACTGTATCATCGGGCCCAACGTCAGCCTGGGCCCTGGCGTGGTGGTGGAGGATGGTGTGTGTATCAAGCGATGCACGGTGTTGCGAGGTGCCCATATCCGTTCTCACTCATGGCTTGATTCCTGCATCGTGGGCTGGAGCTCTCGTGTGGGCCAGTGG GTGCGCATGGAGAACGTGACTGTGCTGGGAGAGGATGTCATCGTAGGTGATGAGCTCTACCTCAATGGGGCCAGTGTGCTGCCCCACAAGTCCATTGGCGAATCGGTGCCCGAGCCTCGAATTATCATGTGA